From a region of the Pukyongiella litopenaei genome:
- the ndk gene encoding nucleoside-diphosphate kinase: MALERTFSIIKPDATRRNLTGAINAKLEEAGLRIVAQKRIHMTKAQAGKFYEVHAERPFYDELCDFMSSAPVVVQVLEGDNAIARNREVMGATNPADAAPGTIRAEFAESVGENSVHGSDAPETAAVEIAYFFSGIELVG; this comes from the coding sequence ATGGCCCTGGAACGCACCTTTTCGATCATCAAGCCCGACGCCACCCGCCGCAACCTGACCGGTGCGATCAACGCCAAGCTGGAAGAAGCCGGCCTGCGCATCGTCGCCCAGAAGCGGATCCACATGACCAAGGCACAGGCCGGCAAGTTCTACGAGGTCCACGCCGAACGTCCGTTCTATGACGAACTGTGCGATTTCATGTCCTCGGCCCCGGTCGTGGTGCAGGTTCTCGAAGGCGACAACGCCATCGCGCGCAACCGCGAAGTGATGGGCGCGACCAACCCCGCCGACGCGGCACCGGGCACCATCCGCGCCGAGTTCGCGGAATCGGTCGGCGAAAACTCGGTTCACGGCTCGGACGCGCCGGAAACCGCCGCTGTCGAGATCGCCTATTTCTTCTCGGGCATCGAACTGGTCGGCTGA